From one Rhopalosiphum padi isolate XX-2018 chromosome 2, ASM2088224v1, whole genome shotgun sequence genomic stretch:
- the LOC132921125 gene encoding uncharacterized protein LOC132921125 isoform X1 gives MATAFIVFIATSLVVTVALAQQRPVPPAFTRSTLQSRDVAQLNLDPQQPMPQPFRRVSLPLYRGRGFSLEGQEPNKPVVTQQTFQPRPVENVDGDAAGDDAPQPTRQAPQQQFERTQQQQVDRVQQQQQNIDRIQSQPEKQFAGFRPQPQIQPIETQPNFVRKVVQRPLKRVRVTEETEVVSKSPETIQRMKLERTESADKQRAKKPVSQVLRRYRDDNPDGSITWGFENDDGTFKEETIGVDCVTRGKYGYVDPEGVKREYSYQSGVPCDKDRRPLSAPHQEQGAGLSAVQEAQASDTSYGYIDYTKNQYVMANGQTINLNGMARNRARKPVVRKTAPLTQNAADQRF, from the exons ATCGTATTCATCGCCACGTCCTTGGTGGTGACAGTGGCGTTGGCCCAGCAACGTCCCGTTCCGCCCGCATTCACCAGATCCACTCTGCAGAGTCGCGACGTCGCTCAGCTGAACTTGGACCCCCAGCAACCAATGCCGCAACCATTCCGTAGGGTTTCGTTGCCCCTGTACAGAGGCCGAGGTTTCAGTCTGGAGGGACAAGAACCGAATAAACCCGTGGTGACTCAGCAAACGTTCCAGCCGAGACCGGTCGAAAACGTCGACGGTGACGCAGCGGGCGACGATGCGCCGCAGCCCACCAGACAAGCGCCGCAACAGCAATTTGAGAGAACACAACAGCAGCAAGTCGACAGagttcaacaacaacaacagaatATTGACAGGATTCAATCACAACCTGAAAAACAATTCGCCGGATTCCGACCCCAG ccACAGATACAACCCATTGAAACTCAACCAAACTTCGTGAGAAAGGTCGTACAGAGGCCGTTGAAACGCGTACGAGTCACCGAAGAAACAGAAGTTGTATCTAAATCTCCAGAAACGATTCAGAGAATGAAACTTGAACGAACAGAGTCTGCCGACAAACAACGGGCAAAGAAGCCGGTGTCTCAG GTGTTGAGGCGATACAGAGACGATAACCCAGACGGCAGCATCACTTGGGGTTTCGAGAACGACGACGGCACGTTTAAGGAGGAGACGATCGGAGTGGATTGCGTGACCCGCGGCAAGTACGGTTACGTGGACCCGGAGGGCGTCAAACGCGAGTACTCGTACCAGTCGGGCGTACCGTGCGACAAGGACAGGCGACCGCTGTCCGCGCCGCACCAAGAGCAGGGCGCCGGGTTGTCCGCGGTGCAGGAGGCGCAGGCCAGCGATACGTCGTACGGCTACATAGACTACACCAAGAACCAGTACGTCATGGCCAACGGACAGACGATCAACCTGAACGGCATGGCTAGGAACAGAGCCCGGAAACCGGTGGTCCGGAAGACCGCGCCGCTCACGCAAAACGCAGCCGACCAACGCTTCTAA
- the LOC132921125 gene encoding uncharacterized protein LOC132921125 isoform X2 — translation MATAFIVFIATSLVVTVALAQQRPVPPAFTRSTLQSRDVAQLNLDPQQPMPQPFRRVSLPLYRGRGFSLEGQEPNKPVVTQQTFQPRPVENVDGDAAGDDAPQPTRQAPQQQFERTQQQQVDRVQQQQQNIDRIQSQPEKQFAGFRPQIQPIETQPNFVRKVVQRPLKRVRVTEETEVVSKSPETIQRMKLERTESADKQRAKKPVSQVLRRYRDDNPDGSITWGFENDDGTFKEETIGVDCVTRGKYGYVDPEGVKREYSYQSGVPCDKDRRPLSAPHQEQGAGLSAVQEAQASDTSYGYIDYTKNQYVMANGQTINLNGMARNRARKPVVRKTAPLTQNAADQRF, via the exons ATCGTATTCATCGCCACGTCCTTGGTGGTGACAGTGGCGTTGGCCCAGCAACGTCCCGTTCCGCCCGCATTCACCAGATCCACTCTGCAGAGTCGCGACGTCGCTCAGCTGAACTTGGACCCCCAGCAACCAATGCCGCAACCATTCCGTAGGGTTTCGTTGCCCCTGTACAGAGGCCGAGGTTTCAGTCTGGAGGGACAAGAACCGAATAAACCCGTGGTGACTCAGCAAACGTTCCAGCCGAGACCGGTCGAAAACGTCGACGGTGACGCAGCGGGCGACGATGCGCCGCAGCCCACCAGACAAGCGCCGCAACAGCAATTTGAGAGAACACAACAGCAGCAAGTCGACAGagttcaacaacaacaacagaatATTGACAGGATTCAATCACAACCTGAAAAACAATTCGCCGGATTCCGACCCCAG ATACAACCCATTGAAACTCAACCAAACTTCGTGAGAAAGGTCGTACAGAGGCCGTTGAAACGCGTACGAGTCACCGAAGAAACAGAAGTTGTATCTAAATCTCCAGAAACGATTCAGAGAATGAAACTTGAACGAACAGAGTCTGCCGACAAACAACGGGCAAAGAAGCCGGTGTCTCAG GTGTTGAGGCGATACAGAGACGATAACCCAGACGGCAGCATCACTTGGGGTTTCGAGAACGACGACGGCACGTTTAAGGAGGAGACGATCGGAGTGGATTGCGTGACCCGCGGCAAGTACGGTTACGTGGACCCGGAGGGCGTCAAACGCGAGTACTCGTACCAGTCGGGCGTACCGTGCGACAAGGACAGGCGACCGCTGTCCGCGCCGCACCAAGAGCAGGGCGCCGGGTTGTCCGCGGTGCAGGAGGCGCAGGCCAGCGATACGTCGTACGGCTACATAGACTACACCAAGAACCAGTACGTCATGGCCAACGGACAGACGATCAACCTGAACGGCATGGCTAGGAACAGAGCCCGGAAACCGGTGGTCCGGAAGACCGCGCCGCTCACGCAAAACGCAGCCGACCAACGCTTCTAA